Proteins found in one Coffea eugenioides isolate CCC68of chromosome 5, Ceug_1.0, whole genome shotgun sequence genomic segment:
- the LOC113772376 gene encoding ribonuclease 3-like protein 2 isoform X2 — MKSSEKYAVTYAYTFQTSSDDDEDMTETVTDMAASVRAVEELLNYKFKNKMLLEEALTHSSYTDSASYQRLEFIGDAALGLAVSNYVFLAYPDLDPGQLSLLRAANISTEKLARVAVRHGLHKYVRHNAAALHDKVRDFATAVGQEDETEVHGGAIKAPKVLADIVESVAAAVYVDCGFDLQALWVKDGKHVDIRHWRKGEKNIASVYVDGQFVASACSDQKENAKLHAAKAALQKLSYKTSEKIGRDIIGEVNGSTKIESAKQKLHELCGRKRWPKPSYRIEKEIGPAHDRRFICSVQIEIAEAVLFVMGDEKSRVKNAENSAASLMLLGLQDS; from the exons ATGAAATCATCTGAAAAGTATGCTGTGACGTATGCTTACACCTTCCAGACGTCATCAGACGACGACGAGGACATGACGGAGACCGTTACAGACATGGCAGCATCAGTGAGGGCGGTGGAGGAACTCCTGAATTACAAGTTTAAGAACAAGATGCTTCTAGAAGAAGCTCTGACTCATTCTTCTTACACTGATTCGGCATCTTACCAGCGGCTTGAGTTCATCGGCGATGCCGCTCTTGGCTTAGCCGTCTCTAACTACGTGTTCCTGGCTTACCCGGACCTTGATCCGGGCCAGCTCTCTCTTCTTCGGGCTGCCAATATTAGCACCGAGAAGTTAGCTCGTGTTGCCGTCAGACATGGCCTTCATAAATATGTTCGTCACAATGCCGCTGCTCTTCACGATAAA GTGAGAGATTTTGCAACAGCGGTAGGGCAGGAGGATGAAACAGAGGTACATGGAGGGGCAATTAAGGCTCCAAAGGTTCTTGCTGACATAGTGGAGTCAGTGGCTGCAGCTGTATATGTAGATTGCGGGTTTGATCTGCAAGCGTTGTGGGTG AAAGATGGAAAGCATGTCGATATAAGACATTggagaaaaggggaaaaaaacatTGCAAGTGTTTATGTTGATGGGCAATTTGTTGCCTCAGCATGTTCTGATCAGAAAGAAAACGCAAAGCTTCATGCAGCTAAGGCTGCTTTGCAGAAATTATCTTACAAAACTAGTGAAAAGATTGGTAGAGACATTATAGGTGAAGTCAATGGATCTACCAAGATTGAAAGTGCAAAACAAAAACTTCATGAGCTCTGTGGAAGGAAAAGATGGCCAAAACCAAGCTACAG AATTGAAAAGGAGATAGGTCCAGCTCATGATAGGCGATTTATATGCTCTGTTCAAATTGAGATTGCTGAGGCTGTGCTTTTTGTGATGGGAGATGAAAAATCAAGAGTGAAGAACGCAGAGAACTCTGCAGCTTCTCTGATGCTACTAGGTCTGCAAGACTCTTGA
- the LOC113772376 gene encoding ribonuclease 3-like protein 2 isoform X1, translating to MKSSEKYAVTYAYTFQTSSDDDEDMTETVTDMAASVRAVEELLNYKFKNKMLLEEALTHSSYTDSASYQRLEFIGDAALGLAVSNYVFLAYPDLDPGQLSLLRAANISTEKLARVAVRHGLHKYVRHNAAALHDKVRDFATAVGQEDETEVHGGAIKAPKVLADIVESVAAAVYVDCGFDLQALWVIFRGLLEPIVTLDVLQHQPQPVTLLFELCQKDGKHVDIRHWRKGEKNIASVYVDGQFVASACSDQKENAKLHAAKAALQKLSYKTSEKIGRDIIGEVNGSTKIESAKQKLHELCGRKRWPKPSYRIEKEIGPAHDRRFICSVQIEIAEAVLFVMGDEKSRVKNAENSAASLMLLGLQDS from the exons ATGAAATCATCTGAAAAGTATGCTGTGACGTATGCTTACACCTTCCAGACGTCATCAGACGACGACGAGGACATGACGGAGACCGTTACAGACATGGCAGCATCAGTGAGGGCGGTGGAGGAACTCCTGAATTACAAGTTTAAGAACAAGATGCTTCTAGAAGAAGCTCTGACTCATTCTTCTTACACTGATTCGGCATCTTACCAGCGGCTTGAGTTCATCGGCGATGCCGCTCTTGGCTTAGCCGTCTCTAACTACGTGTTCCTGGCTTACCCGGACCTTGATCCGGGCCAGCTCTCTCTTCTTCGGGCTGCCAATATTAGCACCGAGAAGTTAGCTCGTGTTGCCGTCAGACATGGCCTTCATAAATATGTTCGTCACAATGCCGCTGCTCTTCACGATAAA GTGAGAGATTTTGCAACAGCGGTAGGGCAGGAGGATGAAACAGAGGTACATGGAGGGGCAATTAAGGCTCCAAAGGTTCTTGCTGACATAGTGGAGTCAGTGGCTGCAGCTGTATATGTAGATTGCGGGTTTGATCTGCAAGCGTTGTGGGTG ATATTTAGGGGCTTATTGGAGCCAATTGTCACACTTGATGTACTACAACATCAGCCTCAACCAGTAACATTGCTATTCGAATTGTGCCAGAAAGATGGAAAGCATGTCGATATAAGACATTggagaaaaggggaaaaaaacatTGCAAGTGTTTATGTTGATGGGCAATTTGTTGCCTCAGCATGTTCTGATCAGAAAGAAAACGCAAAGCTTCATGCAGCTAAGGCTGCTTTGCAGAAATTATCTTACAAAACTAGTGAAAAGATTGGTAGAGACATTATAGGTGAAGTCAATGGATCTACCAAGATTGAAAGTGCAAAACAAAAACTTCATGAGCTCTGTGGAAGGAAAAGATGGCCAAAACCAAGCTACAG AATTGAAAAGGAGATAGGTCCAGCTCATGATAGGCGATTTATATGCTCTGTTCAAATTGAGATTGCTGAGGCTGTGCTTTTTGTGATGGGAGATGAAAAATCAAGAGTGAAGAACGCAGAGAACTCTGCAGCTTCTCTGATGCTACTAGGTCTGCAAGACTCTTGA